A portion of the Oncorhynchus gorbuscha isolate QuinsamMale2020 ecotype Even-year linkage group LG07, OgorEven_v1.0, whole genome shotgun sequence genome contains these proteins:
- the LOC124039627 gene encoding inositol monophosphatase 2-like yields MATSESDKCWRECMDVAVEVACRAGKVVQEAVKHEKSVSTKSTPTDLVTEADQQVEELIISTLRDKFPSHRFIGEESSAAGEKCILTDKPSWIIDPIDGTCNFVHSFPMVAVSIGFAVKKELEFGVIYHCFDGTLYTARKGHGAFCNGVRIQVSKEKDVSKALILTEIGAKRDPATLNIFSGNIMKLLSAPTHGVRIIGSSTLALCLIATGAAEAYYQYGLHCWDIAAAAVIIREAGGIVIDTSGGPLDLMSRRVVAAGTHEMANYIVQQLQPISYERDDSDPCVQK; encoded by the exons ATGGCAACCTCGGAAAGCGACAAGTGCTGGCGGGAGTGCATGGATGTTGCTGTAGAAGTTGCATGTAGAGCTGGCAAG gtaGTACAGGAGGCAGTGAAACATGAGAAGAGTGTGAGCACGAAGAGCACTCCAACTGACCTGGTGACGGAGGCAGACCAGCAGGTGGAAGAGCTCATCATCTCCACCCTCAGGGACAAGTTCCCCTCACACAG GTTCATTGGAGAGGAATCGTCTGCAGCTGGGGAGAAATGCATCCTCACAGACAAACCTTCCTGGATCATAGACCCTATCGATGGGACCTGCAACTTTGTTCACAG CTTCCCCATGGTTGCAGTTAGCATTGGTTTCGCTGTAAAGAAAGAG CTTGAGTTTGGAGTGATCTACCATTGCTTCGATGGAACATTATACACAGCTAGAAAAGGCCATGGGGCATTTTGCAATGGTGTAAGGATCCAAGTATCAAAGGAAAAAG ACGTCTCCAAGGCGCTCATTTTGACCGAGATCGGAGCCAAGCGGGACCCAGCAACACTGAACATTTTCTCAGGGAACATCATGAAGTTACTGAGTGCTCCAACTCATGG GGTGAGGATCATCGGCAGCTCCACCCTGGCCCTGTGTCTGATAGCCACGGGGGCGGCTGAGGCCTACTATCAGTACGGCCTGCACTGCTGGGACATCGCCGCCGCAGCTGTCATCATCCGAGAGGCCGGGGGGATCGTCATAGACACCTCAG GGGGTCCACTTGACCTCATGTCCCGAAGAGTGGTCGCTGCGGGAACCCACGAGATGGCCAATTACATCGTCCAGCAACTGCAGCCAATCAGCTACGAGCGGGACGACAGTGACCCCTGTGTGCAAAAGTGA